In Maridesulfovibrio sp., the following proteins share a genomic window:
- a CDS encoding ABC transporter ATP-binding protein: MTTLLEIKDLRVKYGNIEALHGISFNVNEGEIVTLIGANGAGKTTTLLSISRLPPPEAPKVISGNIYWKGNSILDMPPHKVISDLHLALVPEGRHIFGNLTVEENLKLATYARKDSIKEIHEDYDRVFGLFPRLAERRKQRSESLSGGEQQMLAVGRALMSKCNFIMLDEPSMGLAPLLMYDMFRTLKELNEQGLTILLIEQNANLALKFAHRGYVLDTGEIVAQGSSTELMDDPEVKKAYLGG; the protein is encoded by the coding sequence ATGACTACTCTACTTGAAATCAAAGATCTCCGCGTGAAATACGGCAATATCGAGGCACTGCACGGCATCTCGTTCAATGTCAATGAAGGTGAAATCGTCACTCTCATCGGGGCCAACGGTGCTGGAAAAACAACCACCCTGCTCTCCATCAGCCGATTACCGCCGCCGGAAGCACCCAAAGTAATTTCCGGAAATATCTACTGGAAGGGCAATTCCATACTCGACATGCCGCCGCATAAGGTTATATCCGACCTGCATTTGGCCCTAGTCCCGGAAGGACGCCATATTTTCGGCAACCTGACAGTGGAAGAAAACCTCAAGCTGGCAACATACGCCCGCAAGGATTCCATTAAAGAAATCCACGAGGACTATGACCGCGTTTTCGGACTCTTCCCGCGCCTTGCAGAACGGCGCAAACAGCGTAGCGAATCCCTTTCCGGTGGCGAGCAGCAGATGCTGGCTGTTGGCCGCGCGCTCATGTCCAAATGTAATTTCATCATGCTTGATGAACCTTCCATGGGACTAGCTCCGCTTCTCATGTACGACATGTTCCGCACACTAAAGGAGCTGAATGAGCAGGGACTGACAATTCTGCTCATCGAACAGAATGCCAACCTTGCACTCAAGTTCGCACATCGTGGTTACGTGCTTGATACTGGTGAAATTGTGGCTCAAGGGTCGTCCACTGAACTTATGGATGATCCTGAAGTCAAAAAGGCTTATCTAGGCGGTTAA
- a CDS encoding aminotransferase class I/II-fold pyridoxal phosphate-dependent enzyme, with translation MITDQNDDIALQHFVEQALDKLDQIENILIQMERSTSSCTASVAQVYGILVSLKESASLLELTSISLVADKLGKVLDQVYKNEIELTNDLLNIIIDSFDKLNEIVSNATLSDDYDIRIITLPLEMYSKPSAVKPAKDVKTAPKEETQLKKAAMPQTQVDMDDPVPDPEPEPEPEPEPEPEPDQEQEQIPAKSKNSRRLTPAAFRKKYGIRKDIDLASNSNPLGISKAVSNAVVNIAKNFSSFELSSDDSLKYELAKRHEVPEECVLTASGAVEILDLALRLSAIPGVDHVLSYEHGLPEYSSVAALCGIELLRLPRGRNFSPPLDQLVTTANKNTAAVIITNPDVPSGYGIPAEELATMANLLPERTLLIVDERYIEFAWPEDDYSMVYFLDKAPNLVILRSFTWSFGLKGVRLGYALMNSERAQQFEESRLPHPISPLNVEAGLAALTHNEFYYSTIALIIRGRERVQNGLKELGCTVYPSQSNFIMFNATIPAEELHARMLEHGFKLRTLEKFGLPDLLTVSIGNNSRNRMFLAAMKNIL, from the coding sequence ATGATCACAGATCAAAACGACGACATTGCCCTGCAACATTTTGTGGAACAGGCACTAGACAAGCTGGACCAGATTGAAAATATACTCATCCAGATGGAGCGCAGCACATCTTCCTGCACAGCTTCCGTTGCACAGGTCTACGGAATACTGGTGTCATTAAAAGAAAGCGCTTCGTTACTGGAGCTGACCAGTATCAGCCTTGTAGCCGATAAGCTGGGCAAAGTTCTAGATCAGGTTTATAAAAATGAAATCGAACTTACCAACGACCTGCTCAACATTATCATCGACTCCTTCGACAAACTTAATGAAATAGTCAGTAACGCTACACTAAGCGACGACTATGATATTCGCATCATCACATTACCTCTGGAGATGTATTCCAAACCCAGCGCAGTAAAGCCGGCCAAGGATGTAAAAACAGCACCAAAAGAGGAAACTCAACTGAAGAAGGCAGCAATGCCACAAACGCAAGTGGATATGGATGATCCTGTGCCCGATCCTGAACCAGAGCCTGAACCAGAGCCAGAGCCAGAGCCGGAGCCGGATCAGGAACAGGAACAAATTCCAGCAAAAAGCAAAAACAGTAGACGACTTACACCGGCCGCTTTCCGCAAGAAGTACGGAATCAGGAAAGATATTGATCTGGCCAGCAATTCGAATCCATTAGGGATTTCCAAGGCAGTATCAAACGCTGTGGTAAACATAGCTAAGAACTTCTCTTCTTTTGAGCTAAGCTCTGACGACAGCCTCAAATACGAACTTGCAAAACGGCACGAGGTTCCTGAAGAATGCGTGCTCACAGCCAGTGGAGCTGTCGAAATTCTGGACTTAGCCCTGCGTCTTTCTGCAATTCCCGGCGTAGACCATGTGCTCAGCTATGAACATGGTCTGCCGGAATACAGCAGTGTTGCAGCTCTTTGCGGCATAGAACTACTGCGGCTGCCTCGTGGGCGCAACTTTTCGCCACCGCTGGACCAGTTGGTGACAACTGCCAACAAAAATACAGCTGCTGTAATTATAACCAACCCGGATGTCCCCTCCGGATACGGTATTCCCGCGGAAGAACTGGCGACAATGGCCAACCTGCTTCCCGAACGTACTCTGCTTATAGTAGATGAGCGGTATATTGAATTTGCATGGCCTGAAGATGACTATTCAATGGTATATTTTTTGGATAAAGCCCCCAATCTTGTAATTTTGCGTAGCTTTACCTGGTCATTCGGCTTAAAAGGTGTGCGCCTCGGCTATGCGCTTATGAATAGTGAACGTGCGCAACAATTTGAGGAATCAAGGCTCCCGCACCCTATCAGTCCGCTGAATGTAGAGGCTGGATTGGCAGCCCTGACCCACAATGAATTCTACTATTCCACAATTGCCCTGATCATCAGGGGCCGTGAGCGTGTTCAGAATGGATTGAAAGAACTGGGGTGTACAGTATATCCAAGCCAGAGTAATTTCATAATGTTCAATGCCACCATTCCCGCAGAAGAGCTTCACGCCCGGATGCTGGAACACGGCTTTAAACTCAGAACACTTGAAAAGTTCGGCCTTCCGGATCTGCTAACTGTTTCCATCGGCAACAATTCAAGAAACCGTATGTTTCTGGCTGCTATGAAAAACATTTTATAA
- a CDS encoding branched-chain amino acid ABC transporter permease → MDILIQNLLNALQWGSFYALIALGYTLVYGVLLLINFAHGDIFMVGAYIAFFVATALLGFLNFSPWMVLALTVPLTMILTAGVGVSLERIAYRPLRRKGAHRLYVVITALMTGLILENGNLALLGASRKKFPELLDKVVYTFGNVSVTNLKIIVIFAAIAVFLLLQFIVTKTKIGMAMRGISYDKFAIPLMGIPIDNVIVFTFILGSGMAGLAGLLFAMSYPILEPYMGALIGWKAFIAAVVGGIGDIRGAFIGGFLLGFIEVGVVAVFPSTFRDLFAFSILLVILWIKPTGIFGVAKTTKI, encoded by the coding sequence GTGGATATCCTCATCCAAAATTTACTTAATGCCCTACAGTGGGGCAGCTTTTACGCGCTGATTGCGCTGGGTTACACCCTTGTTTACGGGGTCCTTCTGCTGATCAACTTTGCCCACGGCGATATTTTTATGGTCGGGGCATATATCGCATTTTTTGTGGCCACCGCCCTGCTGGGATTTCTCAACTTTAGCCCATGGATGGTGCTGGCCCTGACAGTACCGCTGACCATGATCCTAACCGCAGGTGTGGGAGTATCACTTGAACGCATCGCCTACCGTCCCTTGCGCAGAAAAGGAGCACATCGGCTTTACGTAGTCATCACCGCACTTATGACCGGGCTTATTCTTGAAAACGGAAACCTCGCCCTGCTAGGCGCAAGCCGCAAGAAGTTCCCGGAACTTCTCGACAAAGTCGTCTACACTTTCGGAAATGTCTCGGTCACCAACCTTAAGATCATTGTTATCTTTGCGGCCATTGCGGTTTTCCTGCTCCTGCAATTCATTGTCACAAAGACTAAAATCGGCATGGCCATGCGCGGTATTTCCTATGATAAATTTGCTATTCCGCTCATGGGTATACCCATCGACAACGTGATTGTGTTCACCTTTATACTCGGGTCTGGCATGGCCGGTCTGGCCGGACTGCTCTTTGCCATGTCTTACCCCATCCTTGAGCCGTATATGGGCGCGCTCATCGGCTGGAAAGCGTTTATTGCTGCAGTTGTGGGCGGTATAGGTGATATTCGCGGAGCTTTTATCGGCGGCTTCCTGCTCGGCTTCATCGAGGTCGGAGTTGTAGCCGTTTTTCCCTCAACTTTCCGGGACCTGTTCGCCTTTTCAATCCTGTTGGTCATCTTATGGATAAAACCGACAGGGATATTCGGCGTTGCCAAGACAACCAAGATTTAA
- the purU gene encoding formyltetrahydrofolate deformylase, with amino-acid sequence MTSSRESTAYLTVSCKDRPGIVSAVSGFLFSKNANIIHSDQHSSDPVGGRFFLRMKFHMNGIEDGLEEFRKEFSEQVAKKFDMEWNINPAWIKKKTAILVSKFDHALMDLLWRAKRDELHTEITMVISNHEDLREAVESFGVTFHHVPVIKDKKEESEAKILELMDGKADLVILARYMQILTPKLIESYPNRIINIHHSFLPAFVGADPYRRAGERGVKLIGATAHYVTEELDQGPIIEQDVIRVSHRHDYEELKILGRDIERQVLSRAVKWHLTERVLVDGNKTVVFI; translated from the coding sequence ATGACATCATCAAGAGAATCGACAGCATATCTTACAGTATCATGTAAAGACAGACCCGGAATCGTTTCCGCAGTTTCCGGATTCCTGTTTTCAAAAAATGCCAACATCATTCATTCCGACCAGCATTCCAGTGATCCTGTAGGCGGACGCTTTTTCCTGAGAATGAAATTTCACATGAACGGAATAGAAGACGGCCTTGAAGAATTCCGGAAAGAATTTTCCGAACAAGTCGCCAAAAAATTCGATATGGAATGGAACATCAATCCGGCATGGATCAAAAAAAAGACAGCTATCCTTGTCTCTAAATTCGACCATGCACTCATGGATCTGCTATGGAGAGCCAAACGTGATGAGTTACACACTGAAATCACCATGGTCATCAGTAACCATGAAGACCTGCGTGAAGCAGTTGAATCATTCGGTGTAACCTTTCACCATGTCCCCGTGATAAAAGATAAAAAAGAAGAATCCGAAGCTAAAATTCTCGAACTCATGGATGGTAAAGCTGATCTGGTCATCCTTGCCCGCTACATGCAGATTCTGACTCCCAAGTTGATTGAATCCTACCCTAACCGCATCATTAACATCCACCACTCTTTCCTGCCGGCATTCGTTGGAGCTGATCCATACCGCAGAGCTGGTGAACGAGGAGTAAAGCTCATCGGAGCAACCGCTCATTATGTAACCGAAGAGCTTGATCAGGGTCCGATCATTGAGCAGGATGTTATTCGTGTGTCCCACCGTCATGACTACGAAGAGCTAAAAATTCTCGGTCGCGACATCGAGCGGCAGGTTCTCAGCAGAGCCGTGAAATGGCATCTCACCGAGAGAGTGCTTGTAGACGGCAACAAGACTGTAGTATTTATTTAG
- a CDS encoding pyridoxamine 5'-phosphate oxidase family protein, translated as MFRDIQNTKKILPEGSVEEVLKTGEEGVLATCGEDGYPYAVPLNYVFHEGAVYFHCSLSGHKLDNIAFNSKVSFCVYVDTELLPSTFSIKFRSVVVFGKAEEVSGDEKKEALLALVHRLSPEHVPAGEKYINNDMDKTRVIKINIEHATAKGRVK; from the coding sequence ATGTTCAGAGATATTCAGAATACCAAGAAGATTTTGCCTGAAGGTTCAGTTGAAGAAGTTTTGAAGACTGGGGAAGAGGGTGTCCTCGCCACTTGTGGTGAAGACGGTTATCCTTATGCCGTACCTCTTAACTACGTTTTTCATGAAGGCGCGGTTTATTTTCATTGCAGTCTGAGTGGGCATAAGCTTGATAATATAGCATTTAATTCTAAAGTTTCTTTCTGTGTCTACGTTGATACGGAGTTGCTTCCTTCCACGTTTAGTATCAAATTCCGCTCGGTGGTCGTTTTTGGTAAGGCTGAAGAAGTTTCCGGGGACGAGAAGAAAGAAGCGCTGCTGGCATTGGTACACCGCCTTTCCCCTGAGCATGTTCCCGCAGGCGAGAAGTATATTAATAATGACATGGACAAGACGCGGGTCATCAAAATTAATATCGAACACGCCACAGCAAAAGGGCGCGTGAAGTAA
- a CDS encoding methyl-accepting chemotaxis protein: MLKRFTVGQKIFCSFSIIFILFGIVSVESLIALHKSSSGFTDYRYFANDSNLIGKIQAGILQSRTYVKDFIITGDNKYSRQYNETAHSIFPLLATAAAEINSTDRNKIIHEIDSLLNEYDASFSKVASVQKERDRILDTVILPAGSLMEQNFEHIIDNLKKVKNNSQALYYCAKGVRHLILARLFNTKYLDSSLDLHRDKAIKEMEMVNENLSTLATLLKNGNLDLLKDIGNAAKEYTNSFKEVITLTETRDKLINNELDVIGPQMSDLIDKAKLSVIADQSILGPTLQARNDRAIMSTYIFGIIAFLLGTAAVFIVGRDITLPLRKVVAAAYRIAEGDMTQEIKGTDRKDELGSLARAFNKMNDSLIEMAGAMERVANSDLTVEVEARSENDTIGKALTVMLENLKGDNLKIHEAVRTLSSSLSQISAASAELTASAAETASAVAETNATVEEVKQTAHLSNEKSRQVADVARKAVSTSQQGRKAADEASSGMKEIRMQMDTIAQSIVKLSEQSQHIGDIIYVVNDLADQSNILAVNASIEASKAGIEGRGFTVVAREIRNLSDQSKQSVAQIQSILADIQKATSSAVMITEQGGKAVETGANLSAQTGEAILNLSTVINQSAQSSAQIAASSQEQLAGLDQVAVALGSIKQAGEQNLESSRQLEEAVKDLDQQARSLKDMMDRFKL, encoded by the coding sequence ATGTTGAAACGGTTCACTGTCGGACAAAAAATATTCTGTAGCTTTAGTATAATATTTATCCTTTTTGGAATCGTCAGCGTCGAGTCCTTGATAGCGCTGCATAAATCATCTTCCGGTTTCACTGACTACCGCTACTTCGCCAATGATTCAAACCTGATCGGTAAAATTCAAGCAGGAATCCTCCAAAGCCGCACATATGTTAAAGATTTCATCATCACCGGCGACAACAAATACAGTCGCCAGTACAATGAAACCGCACATAGTATTTTTCCGCTTCTAGCGACTGCGGCGGCTGAAATAAACTCCACTGACCGCAACAAGATTATCCATGAAATCGACAGCCTGCTGAATGAGTATGACGCAAGTTTTTCCAAAGTAGCCAGTGTGCAAAAGGAGCGAGACCGGATACTTGACACTGTCATCCTTCCCGCCGGTTCTCTGATGGAGCAGAATTTTGAACACATTATCGATAATCTCAAGAAAGTAAAAAACAATTCACAAGCCCTGTATTACTGCGCCAAAGGCGTCCGCCACCTGATTCTGGCCAGACTTTTTAACACAAAATATCTGGACAGCAGCCTTGATTTGCACAGAGACAAAGCCATCAAAGAGATGGAAATGGTCAACGAGAATTTAAGCACCCTCGCGACATTGCTGAAGAACGGTAATCTTGATCTGCTCAAGGATATCGGAAATGCAGCAAAAGAATATACGAATTCTTTCAAGGAAGTTATCACTCTTACCGAAACCCGTGACAAACTTATCAATAACGAACTTGACGTTATTGGACCGCAAATGAGTGACCTTATAGATAAGGCAAAGCTTTCCGTCATTGCTGATCAGAGCATACTCGGTCCGACTCTACAGGCCCGCAATGACCGTGCCATCATGAGCACTTACATTTTCGGGATCATCGCATTCCTGCTGGGTACAGCTGCGGTATTCATTGTAGGCCGGGATATAACATTACCCCTGCGTAAAGTGGTGGCGGCAGCCTATCGCATTGCCGAAGGAGACATGACGCAGGAAATCAAGGGAACGGACCGCAAAGATGAGCTAGGTTCACTGGCACGGGCATTCAATAAAATGAATGATTCACTTATCGAAATGGCCGGAGCTATGGAACGGGTTGCAAATTCAGACCTTACCGTCGAAGTTGAAGCCCGCTCGGAGAACGACACAATAGGCAAGGCTCTCACAGTTATGCTTGAAAACCTAAAAGGTGATAACCTCAAAATTCACGAAGCAGTGCGCACTCTGTCCTCATCCCTAAGCCAGATTTCAGCAGCTTCTGCTGAACTGACAGCCAGTGCAGCTGAAACTGCCAGCGCAGTGGCAGAGACAAATGCCACAGTTGAAGAAGTCAAGCAGACCGCTCACCTCTCTAATGAAAAATCAAGACAGGTTGCCGACGTAGCCCGCAAGGCGGTATCAACATCCCAGCAGGGCAGAAAAGCTGCGGATGAGGCTTCTTCCGGAATGAAGGAAATCCGCATGCAGATGGATACTATAGCACAGTCCATCGTCAAACTGTCCGAACAGTCACAGCATATCGGTGATATCATTTATGTAGTAAACGACCTTGCCGACCAGTCCAATATTCTGGCTGTTAACGCATCCATAGAAGCTTCAAAAGCAGGAATAGAAGGACGAGGTTTCACCGTGGTCGCCCGTGAAATCCGAAATCTATCAGACCAGTCCAAACAATCTGTCGCGCAGATCCAGTCCATTCTCGCTGACATCCAGAAAGCAACCAGCTCCGCTGTTATGATTACCGAACAGGGCGGTAAGGCCGTCGAAACTGGTGCCAATCTCTCAGCGCAGACAGGTGAGGCAATTCTCAACCTCAGTACCGTCATCAACCAGTCAGCCCAGTCTTCAGCCCAGATAGCAGCTTCCAGTCAGGAACAGCTGGCAGGACTTGATCAGGTTGCGGTAGCTCTCGGTTCGATCAAGCAGGCAGGTGAACAGAACCTTGAAAGCTCACGCCAACTGGAAGAGGCTGTAAAAGATCTGGACCAACAGGCCAGGTCTCTCAAAGACATGATGGACAGATTTAAACTCTAG
- a CDS encoding ABC transporter ATP-binding protein, whose protein sequence is MTLLSINGLTQRFGGLQAVSDFNIELEEGSLTGLIGPNGAGKTTIFNLISGFYQPTEGNITFAEHPTRGLKPHQVTALGVARTFQNIRLWHDMTVIDNIRIAQHYRMGYGFFDAIMRTRNYYLREKEIERISIELLEFMDLKQYAEELPTNLPYGLQRRVEIARAMSIQPKLLLLDEPAAGLNSSDVEGLIKLIKWIHDEFDITILMIEHQMKVVMTLCKWIKCIDFGATIAEGTPEDIQSSETVIKAYLGDDSI, encoded by the coding sequence ATGACACTCTTAAGTATAAACGGACTCACTCAAAGATTCGGAGGGCTGCAAGCCGTTTCGGATTTCAATATCGAGCTTGAAGAAGGTTCACTCACCGGGCTGATAGGGCCGAACGGTGCAGGCAAAACAACTATCTTCAACCTCATATCCGGCTTCTACCAGCCCACGGAAGGAAATATCACTTTTGCTGAACACCCGACACGCGGACTGAAACCGCATCAGGTCACCGCGCTGGGAGTTGCCCGCACTTTCCAGAACATCCGCCTCTGGCATGACATGACAGTGATAGACAACATCCGTATCGCCCAGCATTACCGTATGGGGTATGGCTTTTTCGATGCCATCATGCGCACCAGAAACTACTACCTCAGGGAAAAGGAAATTGAACGGATCTCTATCGAGCTTCTCGAATTCATGGACCTGAAACAATACGCTGAAGAATTGCCTACAAACCTTCCATACGGTCTGCAACGACGGGTTGAGATAGCAAGGGCCATGTCCATACAGCCTAAGCTTCTGCTGCTTGATGAACCGGCAGCCGGACTGAACTCCTCGGATGTGGAAGGTCTGATCAAGCTCATTAAGTGGATTCATGATGAATTCGACATCACCATTCTCATGATCGAGCATCAGATGAAGGTGGTAATGACCCTTTGCAAATGGATAAAATGTATTGATTTCGGCGCTACAATCGCTGAAGGAACACCCGAAGATATCCAGTCCAGCGAGACTGTTATCAAAGCTTATCTGGGAGATGATTCAATCTGA
- a CDS encoding branched-chain amino acid ABC transporter permease — MQKYSFNFGIWAMAAIVVALSQFGALDLYIQSVIMFIGINIILSSSLNVVNGYMGEFSCGHAGFMCIGAYVSSILSVMFFAQDKIFGAPILPPALAPLGFPVIVLISGLISAVAGLIVAIPSFKTRGDYLAIITIAANYMVISAIENMDIIGGPRGFMGMKRVVNAMEDLIDIPWMMIWVILGTFMSIWMIRRFVSSTYGKGIMSICQDEVAAEIMSVDTNKMKMAAFMLSSGLAGVAGALFAHVLGYVNPQSFNIMKSTECLVMVYLGGMGSLGGSVLSAVFFTVMLELLRFIIPGIDSGLHMINLLPDTYHLSQVWKWVLIPLTLILLMQFRPEGIMGNKELPDLFPRLKKFYKFK, encoded by the coding sequence ATGCAGAAATACAGTTTCAATTTCGGAATCTGGGCCATGGCCGCAATTGTTGTGGCTCTTTCACAGTTCGGCGCTCTGGACCTCTACATCCAGTCAGTAATCATGTTTATCGGCATCAACATCATACTTTCATCAAGCTTGAATGTTGTTAACGGATACATGGGAGAATTCTCCTGCGGACACGCCGGATTCATGTGTATAGGGGCTTATGTCTCATCCATTCTGAGCGTAATGTTTTTCGCGCAGGACAAGATTTTCGGTGCCCCTATCCTGCCGCCCGCCCTTGCTCCGCTGGGCTTTCCAGTCATAGTGCTCATCTCCGGTCTGATATCGGCTGTGGCTGGACTTATTGTGGCTATTCCCTCCTTTAAAACAAGGGGGGACTATCTGGCGATTATCACCATTGCCGCAAACTACATGGTCATTTCAGCCATCGAAAACATGGACATTATCGGCGGACCACGCGGATTCATGGGCATGAAACGGGTGGTCAATGCAATGGAAGACCTAATTGATATTCCATGGATGATGATATGGGTAATCCTCGGAACATTCATGAGCATATGGATGATCCGCCGTTTTGTATCTTCCACCTACGGCAAAGGTATCATGTCCATATGCCAGGACGAAGTCGCAGCCGAAATCATGAGCGTTGACACCAACAAGATGAAAATGGCCGCCTTCATGCTTTCATCAGGACTTGCCGGGGTTGCCGGAGCGCTGTTCGCCCACGTGCTCGGCTACGTCAACCCGCAGTCATTCAACATCATGAAATCAACCGAATGTCTGGTCATGGTTTACCTCGGCGGCATGGGCTCGCTGGGCGGATCAGTGCTTTCAGCCGTTTTCTTCACTGTAATGCTTGAGTTGCTGCGCTTCATCATCCCGGGCATCGACAGCGGTCTGCATATGATCAACCTGCTTCCTGACACCTACCATCTCAGCCAGGTCTGGAAATGGGTTCTCATCCCGCTGACCCTGATCCTGCTCATGCAGTTCAGGCCCGAAGGAATCATGGGCAACAAGGAACTGCCCGACCTGTTCCCGCGGCTTAAGAAATTCTACAAATTCAAGTAG
- a CDS encoding trimeric intracellular cation channel family protein, protein MSVLNGAMVQSAIHGFMYFGDIVFAVSGALAAGRRRMDIVGYVLIGTITGLGGGSLRDVLLDRPVWWTREPVELYLCIIATLFTYFCRLEIKDRYKATSWFDALGLSAFAVTGSTVALQSQVPWTIAVFMGVMTATGGGVIRDLLTGNRPMILCGELYAVAALAGAFVNVGMMKFFVQPEVAMAAGFMSTLVLRGFAVVYDVRLGPPGEFVRVGGRSR, encoded by the coding sequence ATGAGTGTATTGAATGGTGCTATGGTACAGTCCGCCATCCATGGATTCATGTATTTCGGCGACATAGTTTTTGCTGTCAGTGGCGCTTTAGCTGCGGGCAGACGTAGAATGGATATAGTAGGTTATGTGCTGATCGGTACAATTACAGGGCTCGGCGGCGGGTCGTTGCGCGATGTGCTGCTGGACCGCCCGGTCTGGTGGACACGTGAACCTGTTGAGCTTTATTTATGCATAATCGCGACACTGTTTACATATTTCTGCCGTCTGGAGATCAAGGACCGCTATAAGGCCACTTCGTGGTTTGATGCGTTGGGCCTAAGTGCTTTTGCTGTTACTGGTAGTACTGTGGCGCTGCAGAGTCAGGTTCCGTGGACCATTGCCGTATTTATGGGGGTGATGACAGCCACCGGTGGCGGAGTGATCCGTGATCTGCTGACCGGAAACCGGCCCATGATTCTTTGTGGTGAACTTTATGCCGTTGCTGCTTTGGCAGGTGCTTTTGTGAACGTGGGGATGATGAAGTTTTTCGTTCAGCCAGAAGTTGCCATGGCTGCCGGGTTCATGAGTACGTTGGTGTTGCGTGGATTTGCAGTAGTTTATGATGTACGGCTTGGCCCTCCCGGTGAATTTGTCAGGGTTGGTGGACGTAGTCGGTAG
- a CDS encoding ABC transporter substrate-binding protein yields the protein MKNLLIRSLLALTVLALALIVVSGCSKNEEKIKIGFNIPLTGDIPKVGEASKNAAEMLLADINGQGGLDVGGKKIPLEFFYEDNESKAESAVNVALKLIEQDGVVAIIGPNSSKQAVPAGGTCNDNRTPMVSPWSTNPDTTKNRPWVFRAAFLDPFQGPVAVNFATKQFKAKTAAVLFDVSNDYSKGLAEIFKDVFEKKNGAESVVAFESHGTKDQDFSAQLTKIINSNPDFIFVPDNYNQVALIVKQARDLGYKGPFMGSDAWGSAELMKLCGDDCKGQFFSTHYAAAGAKGATKEFIDRYEAKYGETPDDVAALTWDAARLVLQAIQDAGSYSSDLKTERKSIRDALSNIREFAGITGSMKFDSQGDPIKCAVVVRIDENGNFVFAESVCP from the coding sequence ATGAAAAATTTGCTTATCAGGTCACTTCTGGCTCTCACGGTTCTCGCGCTGGCTTTGATAGTTGTCAGTGGCTGCTCTAAAAATGAGGAAAAGATTAAGATCGGTTTCAACATTCCTCTCACCGGGGATATTCCCAAAGTTGGTGAAGCTTCCAAGAATGCGGCGGAAATGCTCCTTGCGGACATTAACGGGCAGGGCGGGCTTGATGTTGGCGGGAAAAAAATCCCCCTTGAATTCTTTTATGAAGATAACGAATCTAAAGCTGAATCAGCGGTTAACGTTGCCCTGAAGCTGATTGAGCAGGATGGTGTGGTAGCAATCATCGGCCCCAACTCTTCCAAGCAGGCTGTCCCTGCAGGCGGAACCTGTAACGACAATCGCACTCCCATGGTTTCGCCCTGGTCCACCAATCCGGATACAACCAAAAACCGTCCCTGGGTTTTCCGCGCAGCTTTCCTTGATCCATTTCAGGGTCCGGTTGCTGTGAACTTCGCTACCAAGCAGTTTAAAGCCAAGACCGCTGCGGTTCTCTTCGATGTTTCCAATGACTACTCGAAAGGCCTTGCTGAAATTTTTAAAGATGTCTTTGAAAAGAAAAATGGTGCAGAATCTGTAGTAGCCTTTGAATCCCACGGAACAAAGGATCAGGACTTCTCCGCGCAGCTTACCAAGATCATCAACTCCAACCCCGATTTCATTTTTGTACCTGACAACTACAATCAGGTGGCTCTTATTGTTAAACAGGCCCGGGATCTCGGTTATAAAGGCCCCTTCATGGGCTCTGACGCATGGGGTTCTGCCGAGCTGATGAAACTTTGCGGCGACGACTGCAAAGGCCAGTTTTTCTCCACCCACTATGCAGCCGCCGGTGCGAAAGGCGCAACCAAGGAATTCATTGACCGCTACGAAGCCAAGTATGGTGAAACTCCTGACGATGTTGCCGCCCTTACTTGGGACGCAGCCCGTCTTGTCCTGCAAGCCATTCAGGATGCTGGTTCCTACAGTTCCGACTTAAAAACCGAACGCAAATCAATCCGTGATGCTCTGAGCAACATCAGAGAATTCGCGGGAATTACCGGTTCCATGAAATTTGACAGCCAGGGTGACCCCATCAAATGCGCAGTCGTTGTTCGTATCGACGAAAACGGCAACTTCGTATTTGCTGAATCCGTCTGCCCGTAG